gcgggcctcgcctgtaatcccagcactttagggagttcgagaccagcctgaccaacatggagaaaccccgtctctactaaaaatacaaaattaggggggcgtggtggtgcatgcctgtaatcccagctactcaggaggctgagtcaggagaatcacttgaacccgggaggcagaggttgtagtgagccgagatcgtgccattgcacttcagcctgggcaacaagagcgaaaccctgtctctaaataaataaataaagttgcaatatcattttacatttccaccggAGGTATAGGAGTTCCATTTCCTCCATATCTTCAGCAACAGTTGGTATTGTCAGGCTTTTAAATTCTAACTAGGACCTTTAGTTAACAGAGTGCGGCGCCTGCAGCAGAGTGAGGCCAAGCACTCCTCCTGGCTCCTACAGCCAGGCCTCCTTGCTGGCCGCCAGGTAGGTCACCGCGCGGGTCCGGGAGCCAGGCACGGGACCCGCCAGCTTCAGCCTCCAGGGCCTGGGCGGGCCGCCAGGTGAGCGCGCCCCAGAGCTCAAAATTCGTAGCTGGCAGCCCTGCGTCCACCCGGCGGACTACTGGCCATGGAGCCGCGCACAGGGGACGCCGCGGACCCTAGGGGGAGCAGAGGAGGTACAGGGATTGGGGTCGTTGGGGAAGGACAGGGCGAGTCGCCGCCATCCCCGTCCCGCCTGTCTGCTCCACACCTTTTCCTTCTGACAGGTGGTAAACAGAGCGGCTCTGGCGCCCAAGTGAaggtggcagggggcaggggccCAGCGATGGAGGCTGGGCTGGAGGTCCCCTACCCACACCCACACACGAGGGAAAGGGCCGCGCACCAGAGCAGGGGAGGGGCTCTCAGGAGTCTCCAGGGAGACGTGCAGATGTGCGGGGAGGGGTCTGCCCGTGGTCACTGGGGACACCTGGGCACTCAGGGTCTTAGTGAACTGgggggaggggagctgggggCCCCTGGGGACCTGTGGAGGGGGACTCTGGAGGTATGTGGGCCATGGGGGGAACGGGCCCTCTGAGGGAATTCATGGGGGTAGCAGCGGTTGCCTAGGATACTTAGACGGGGAATTGGGGGTTCCGGGGCTATGGGGTCAGGCCGTGTTCTCCCAGGATATCTGGGGAAATGGGGTCCCCTGAGATATCGCGGGCGAAGAGTTGGGCATCCAGGGTGATTAGGGGGCAGTCGAGGACCTCACGGGGTGTTCGGAGGTGTCTAGGACTATTGCAGTCAAACAGCGATCTCCAGGGACACCGTGGGAGCAAGCGGGGGTGCACCGGCTACCCGCGACGGTCGGGGATCGCGTGAGGGGAGGGACAGCAGTGACCTCCGAAACTATCGAGGGAGTGGCCAGGGGTCGCCGGGTATCCTGAGGGGCATTTCTAGGTCTTCGAGCGTCCGGAAGCATAGGGGTTGGCCGAGGCCGAGGGTCGGCGTTGACCTGTCCCCTCTTGCGCGCAGGCCGCGGCCCCTCCCCGCTCGCGGGCCCTAGCGCCCGGCAGCTCCTGGCGCGGTTGGACGCGCGCCCCCTGGCGGCGCGAGCTGCGGTCGACGTGGCAGCGCTGGTACGCAGGGCGGGCGCCACATTGCGCCTGCGCCGGAAGGAGGGTGAGTGACTGGCGCAGGGCCTCCGCTGGGGGAGGGTTCGGAGAGGAGTTGGGTTCAGTGGGACAGGCCTGGGGGGTCAGCAGCTACTGCCCTGTCTTGGGTGGGGCCAAGGGGCGCGACTTGGGGCGGGGATCGGAGGGTGCTTCGAGTGGGAGGAGCCTTGGGGTTATTCTAGCATATTCCTTGAGGGTTATTGCAGTCGGCGAGGGCTAGATTAGATGAGAGTGCGGAACTGGACCCCCGTTCTGGCGGCGGTCCTTTTTGAGGAGGCAGGGCCTGGAGAGTGCTTGGGGGGCGGGCACGCAGCGAAGGGGCAGGCCTGAAATGTGAGTCACGGGGGTGGAGCCTATAGTCCCATGGGGGCGGGGCTTGAGATGTCAGGAATGGGATGAGGGTTAGAGGCTAATTAGAGGGCGTGCTATGGAAGGTTCAGGAGCCAAATTTTGGAGTAGCATTCTCCAGGGTGGGCCGAATGGTGTTGTTTGAGGGATGTGTTCTGCGTGTTATTAGAGGGAGATAGGAAGGCCTGGAAGATTATTCACATGGCTGAGCCCAGGATTGTTTATTAAGAAGGTGGGGTCAGAACAGTTAATTTGTTTGGGCTGAGAACCTTTAAGATTACTTGAGGGGATGGTGCGTAAATGGTGGGCCAGTTTGTATATGAGCTGCAGGGGCAAGACAAGTAGATGAGGCTAGAATGTTAACTCAGGGAACAGGTCCTAGGTAGTTTCCATGGCATGTCCCCCAACAGCCCTCTCCACTGCTTTTATCTCCCAGCTGTTAGCGTGCTGGACTCTGCGGACATAGAGGTCACAGACAGTCGCCTGCCTCATGCCACTATTGTGGATCACCGGCCCCAGGTACCATCTCATCCTTCTATCGGAGGCCTCCTGCCTCAGGGCAAACTATGTACACCTGTGTCCTTTATTCCAGCACCGTTGGTTAGAGACATGTAACGCACCTCCCCAATTGATCCAGGGTAAGGCACGTAGTGCTCCGAAGCCATCCCAGGCCTCTGGTCATTTCTCTGTGGAGCTGGTTCGCGGTTACGCAGGCTTTGGCCTCACCTTAGGTGGGGGCCGGGATGTAGCTGGGGACACTCCGCTGGCCGTGCGCGGGCTGCTGAAGGATGGCCCAGCACAGCGCTGTGGTCGTTTGGAGGTGAGCCCTGAAGCCCCTTCCACTGGTAGGTGCTATCCCTGCCTTTGTTGGGGTGCTCTCCTTTTGCCTTTCCAACACGACTGCATTGCACTCCTCCAGGTCGGGGACCTCGTGCTCCACATCAACGGAGAGTCAACGCAGGGCCTCACCCATGCCCAGGCCGTGGAGCGGATCCGAGCTGGAGGCCCCCAGCTCCACCTGGTTATTCGTCGGCCTCTGGAGACCCACCCTGGCAAGCCTCGAGGGGTGGGAGAGCCCCGAAAAGGAGTTGGTGGGTTTCCCAAGGGAGAGAAGTCAGAGATCagtgaggagaagggagaggttCACAGAGTGGAGAAGCTGAGATTCTGGGTGGGAAGGGTTTGGTGGTCTCTGTGGGGAGGGTCTGCAAGAGGTCATGGTATTCTCACAAGTAGGGGCAGGGAGGGGTACAGGGTCCCAGGATAGGAATAACGTAGGGGCAGGGAGGGGTGTCAGTCTCGAGGATAGGAATTTCAGAGGGTGGGTTTTCCAGGTActgggggaagagaagggaaggggtcTAGGATAAAAGCAAGTGTTTGGAAGGAAGGGTCTTAGTTCTCAGAGGCGAAGGCAGAGTGGATCTTAGCCGGGGGAAAATGGGATGGGGATCCAGAGGGTAGGGGGTCTAGTTCTGAAAAACAAAGGGTCGGTGGTTTGGGAGTCAACGGAGGTGGgatgagagaggagagagcaggGGCTCCTAGATGAGCGGGGTTTGATTTCCTTTGGAGATTGTGGGAAATGATTTCTGAGGGGCATGTTCTGGATCCAGGAGGGGAGGGGTCTCGGGAAAGGAGGTGTCGGGGTTGTGAGGGGTGGTGCCGATCCCAGAAGGCCTGGAGGGGAGATTTCTCTAAGGGTCAGGGTCTCATCTCCCGCAGCCTTTGGGTTCTCCTGTCCATCCTCAGCCAAAGGCCTGGATTTCCCTTCCCTACTTCACCACCCAATCTAATCCGTAGTCCCGTCATGGCCAGATCGCAGCCCAGATCCTGGAGGGCCGGAGGTAACGGGGTCTCGCAGCAGCAGCACTTCCCTAGTTCAGCACCCTCCATCCCGGACGACGCTCAAGAAGACCCGGGGCAGCCCGGAGCCTAGTCCAGAGGCGGCCGCCGATGGCCCCACGGTTTCTCCTCCTGAGCGCCGCGCTGAGGATCCCAACGACCAGATCCCGGGTTCCCCGGGGCCCTGGCTAGTGCCCAGCGAGGAACGGCTCTCGCGGGCCCTAGGGGTCCGGGGGGCAGCGCAGCTCGCTCAGGAGATGGCAGCCGGAAGGCGGAGACACTGAGCCTACCTCTGACAGCGCGGGGCTCACTAGTTACCGCCCAACCTGGATCCGGCGCGTGTGGCCGCTGGGCACTTGGCACCTCCCCAAGAGCTTCCACTTGGTTTGGTCCCCCCACCCGCTGCTCAGTGGCTCTGACCACACTCCCCTCGCAGCGTCAGTGGTACGACCCTTCCAGCCGGCTAGCCTGCGCTTCTGGTTCTGGGAGGGGGAGGTAATAAAATGGTTCGATCCGGTCTTGACTTGCCAGGCGCTCGAGGCGGGGTGGGGCTGCCCGGGCCACTCTGTAAAGGAGCAGGTGGGTCGATCCTGCTTGAGTAATCGCTGACGAGCTTCGTGCTGCTGCTTTCCTGCTTGCACATGTTATCTTTGCTTCTGCCGGTCCTCAGTCTGGcgtgctttctttttctcttcgcCGTCTCCTGCTCCTCTCCTTATTCATTAATTTCACCTTTTTGGAGGTGTACAGGGTCTCACACATAAATTATTGTGCATGGCATGGAGAATGCAGAGGTGAGCCTGTCGTGGCAGGACTGCACCAGTGTATCCACAGTCCTGTCTCGGAATCATACAGACCCTCAGCTGACGTCGGGATAGCAAGGCTAGAAGCCTAGAAGCAGGGCAGCTTCCTTCGCCAGAGGCCTGCGGTCTCCCACTTCCGGCCTAGTCTGCCAGCTTTTGCTGGCACGTAGGCTACCACTCTCCGGGCACCGGCTGGGGTCCTGGAGCCCCCTTTGGGGCGGAGTGGGGAAGGTGTGAGTCAGCGCCCCTGGACGGGCCGGGCTAAAAAAGGCTGTTAGAACCTTTGGGCCGTGCCCCCATTTTCCGTACATGGTGAAGAACTGCAGCCGGGCTTGTGTGCACACGCCACACACTGGGCGTTCCCGGCACGGGAGAGGCCCAGAGTTTCCTTCACCCTGGGAACAGAGCCCTACAGCCAGGGCTTATATGGCCAGCGGGACTCCAACCGGGGTAGCCGCGAGGAAGGCGCTGGCAGAGGACAGAAATGTCCAGTCACCTCCGCTGTCACCACATCCTGAGCACTCGGCCCCATCCCCCCACAGGAGGGAAGCTGTGGTCTGACGGAATGGGCAACTTTCGCCCCTGTGGGGAGGGGacggggaaggaagaaagaatttaaagGACCGGAATGCGAGAGTCCAGGTGGCcttggagaggaaagaggaacGGTGAAGACAAGCTGCGAGAGCTGGGAGCTGGAGGGTGAAGAGGTGAACACTTGAGTGGTTAGAGCTGTAGATAGACATTGTGGGGAAGTGTGCCAGGGTGGCTTCCAGCTACCCCTGACTTAGAGCCTGGTGGAGGTGTGGTTCTTCAGAAGTCAGCAAAGGGCTCAAGAGCCCCAGTCTATAAATACAGTCACACCCAGGAGACTAATAATAGTAACCCCAGCCACCATGTACTTAGTTTTATCCCTGCTACtggctttattgcaatatttattttcatctacAATAGTTGCACATCTACTCAACTATCCGAATATGTCCATTTCgcagaggaggaaagtgaggcccagGGAGTGCAGATAGCTACAGAGAGGAGGGTCAAAGCACGATTTAATCAAGGCCTGATTCCCAAGTCTGTCCTCTCAATTTCACCTGCATTGACAAGTATTAATTGAACCCCAACTGTATATGttgcactgtgctaggtactgtggAGATGCTGGAGGAACAAGACATAAAATTTCTTTGTGTAGCTGATGTATGTAATGAGAGTAGACAGATGTCAGACAAAAAAGacgagaaaatgaataaataaaaaaccaggccaggcgtggtggctcacgcctgtaatcccagcactttgggaggccgaggctggtggatcacgaggtcaagagttcaagagcagcctggccaagatggtgaaaccccgtctctactgaaaatacaaaaattagccaggtgtggtagcaggtgcctgtaatcacagctactcgggaggctgaggcagagaattgcttgaacccaggaggtggaggttgcagcgagccaagatcgcaccactgcactccagcctgggtgacagagcgagaatcagtctcaaaaaaaaaaaaaaaaaaaaaaaaaacttcaggccagacatggtggtttgtgcctgtaatcccagtactttgggaggcggaggcgggtggattgtttgagcctacaagtttgataccagcctgggcaacatagaccttgtctctacaaaaagtttaaaaattagctgggagtggtggctcatgcctgtagtcccaactacttgggacactgaggtgggaggatcacttgagcctgggaggtcaaggctgcagtgagccatgattgcaccattccACTCTAGCTggagtgacagtgagaccttatctcaaaaaaaaaaaaaaaaaaaaaaaaaaggccaggctcgtggcttacatctgtaatcccaacactttgggaggccaaggcaggcggatcacctgaggtcaggagttcgagaccagtctgaccaatatggagaaaccccatctctactaaaaatacaaaattagcctggtgtggtggcacatgcctgtaatctcagctactcaggaggctgagacagaagaatcgcttgaacccgggaggtggaggttgcggtgagccaagattgtgccattgtactccagcctgggcaacaagagcaaaactccttctcaaaaaaaaaaaaaaaaaaaaaagacaatttcagaGAGAAGTGAGAGTCATGAAGCTATGAAGCTAGCAAAAGGAGGTTACATTGTGGGAGATGATGGTGAGCTTCTGGCCTCTTTGAAGACATAACTCTTGAGCTGCAACCTGAATGACCAGAAGCCAGGTATATGAAGCACTGAGTGAAGGGCATTGACAGCAGGgggaatagcaagtgcaaaggtgTTGAAGTGGAACCAGGTTCATCTTGTTTCAGAAATTCAGACGTGTCCTCACAGAGTTGGAAAGCACATACTCATCACTAGGAAAAGTATGTTTCATCCCTTCCACTATTCACTCACTCTTCCGGCAACCGGGGCTGAAAGAGGGGAGCTCTTTCCTTAGTTTTGAGGGGCCCTGTGTTGGCAGAGAGAGCAGGCAGGCCCTTGGGTTGAATCCTCCTGGCCATCCAGTTATGATTCTCCCCCACTTCAAATGAGATGAGAATAAAAACAACTTCTAGTCTGGAGAGTGTGTCCCTCAGGGTACCTCTGGGATCCTGATTCCAGGAGACGAGATGCATGTCTTAGATGCAGAAATTAAGGCTGAGCTGGGGGAAATTACTTGCTCAAAATAACACacttagccaggcgcagtggctcacgcctgtaatctcagcactttgggaggccaaggcgggagaattgcttgaggtcaggagttcaagaccagcctgagcaacataacgagaccttgtctctactaaaaaataaataaatacaaacaaagtGTCTACAAATGTCACCCAGCCTTGCACCCCAGGAGCCATCCATTCATCTTGCCAATCCCCCAGAAATAAACTTTCCTATTCCTCATGTACGATTGTGCTGACTGGCCCCTCTCTTCAGaaccaggaaactgaggcccaacaTTTAGGGCCAGGACTTCCTTGGGATTGCAGAACACAGAATCAGACCTTGGGCTCTCTGGGCTCTAACACTActacaaaatatgtttttttaaaatagagacaagctctcactacgttgcccaggctggtctcgaactcttgagctgaagtgattctcctacctcggcctcccaaagtgctaggattacaggcatgagccactgctcctggccttgggC
This genomic stretch from Homo sapiens chromosome X genomic patch of type NOVEL, GRCh38.p14 PATCHES HSCHRX_3_CTG3 harbors:
- the MAGIX gene encoding PDZ domain-containing protein MAGIX isoform c (isoform c is encoded by transcript variant 3), which encodes MEPRTGDAADPRGSRGGRGPSPLAGPSARQLLARLDARPLAARAAVDVAALVRRAGATLRLRRKEAVSVLDSADIEVTDSRLPHATIVDHRPQVGDLVLHINGESTQGLTHAQAVERIRAGGPQLHLVIRRPLETHPGKPRGVGEPRKGVVPSWPDRSPDPGGPEVTGSRSSSTSLVQHPPSRTTLKKTRGSPEPSPEAAADGPTVSPPERRAEDPNDQIPGSPGPWLVPSEERLSRALGVRGAAQLAQEMAAGRRRH
- the MAGIX gene encoding PDZ domain-containing protein MAGIX isoform d (isoform d is encoded by transcript variant 4), producing the protein MEPRTGDAADPRGSRGGRGPSPLAGPSARQLLARLDARPLAARAAVDVAALVRRAGATLRLRRKEAVSVLDSADIEVTDSRLPHATIVDHRPQVGDLVLHINGESTQGLTHAQAVERIRAGGPQLHLVIRRPLETHPGKPRGVGEPRKGVDRSPDPGGPEVTGSRSSSTSLVQHPPSRTTLKKTRGSPEPSPEAAADGPTVSPPERRAEDPNDQIPGSPGPWLVPSEERLSRALGVRGAAQLAQEMAAGRRRH
- the MAGIX gene encoding PDZ domain-containing protein MAGIX isoform a (isoform a is encoded by transcript variant 1) codes for the protein MEPRTGDAADPRGSRGGRGPSPLAGPSARQLLARLDARPLAARAAVDVAALVRRAGATLRLRRKEAVSVLDSADIEVTDSRLPHATIVDHRPQHRWLETCNAPPQLIQGKARSAPKPSQASGHFSVELVRGYAGFGLTLGGGRDVAGDTPLAVRGLLKDGPAQRCGRLEVGDLVLHINGESTQGLTHAQAVERIRAGGPQLHLVIRRPLETHPGKPRGVGEPRKGVVPSWPDRSPDPGGPEVTGSRSSSTSLVQHPPSRTTLKKTRGSPEPSPEAAADGPTVSPPERRAEDPNDQIPGSPGPWLVPSEERLSRALGVRGAAQLAQEMAAGRRRH
- the MAGIX gene encoding PDZ domain-containing protein MAGIX isoform e (isoform e is encoded by transcript variant 5) — encoded protein: MPLLWITGPRYHLILLSEASCLRANYVHLCPLFQHRWLETCNAPPQLIQGKARSAPKPSQASGHFSVELVRGYAGFGLTLGGGRDVAGDTPLAVRGLLKDGPAQRCGRLEVGDLVLHINGESTQGLTHAQAVERIRAGGPQLHLVIRRPLETHPGKPRGVGEPRKGVVPSWPDRSPDPGGPEVTGSRSSSTSLVQHPPSRTTLKKTRGSPEPSPEAAADGPTVSPPERRAEDPNDQIPGSPGPWLVPSEERLSRALGVRGAAQLAQEMAAGRRRH